GCGACCACCCTCGATGGCGTCTCGTTCGTGACGCAGGTCATGGCGCTCGAGCGCACCAACCGGGCGAACGTGGTCTCGCGCCCGGTCATCCTCACGCAAGAGAACGTGCCGGCGATCTTCGACAACAACCGCACCTTTTATGCCCCGCTGGTGGGCGAGCGCAGTGTCGATCTGCAGCACGTGACCTATGGCACGCTGGTCAGCGTATTGCCGCGTTTCGCCCAGGCGGACGAGGTCGAGATGTCGCTCAATATCGAGGACGGCAACGAAGTCGAACGACCTGATCAGGACAAGCAGCCAGGTACCTTGCCGACGGTTGGCCGCACACGCATCAGCACGGTGGCGCGGGTGCCCCAGGGTATGCAGCTGGCACCAACAAGTACCGTCCATGCTGCTCGAGCGACTGATGCTGCAATTTTCCGAGCCGGTCGTTCGCCTGCACAGGCAGTGGCCGGTCACCGAACCCGATACAGCCCTTTTTTTTATGGCGGTGCAGCATGCTCGACGCTATCCGAACCCTGACTGAATTTGCTGAGTCGGGCGATGTGTACCTGGCTCGCGAAGACATGGCCGCAGCACGTCAGCGTCGCCAATTGCAGCATCAGGCCCGACGCTGGGCCCGCGAATGTGTCGACCAGGCTCGGCGCGACGCCGAAGCCATTCATGCCCAGGCCTTTCAGGAAGGCTATGCCGAGGGCATCTTGCGCGCGACGGAACACCTGGCCAGCGGCTTGCTGGAGTCGCAGGCGTTGGGGCGACGGTTGCGCGAGGACCTTGCGCAGGCTGCTCGCGATTTGCTTGCGCAAGCCTTGAGCCGGCCCGAATGGCTGGATGAGATGTTGGAGCGCTGGTTGAGGGATCAACAGCACGACACGGACGCCGTGCTGCAAGTGCTGCTGCCAGTGCATTGCCGTTCGCTGGGCAATGAATTGCACGAGCGATTGAGCCGTTTTTGGCCTGGCGACCTGGTCCTCGACTATCACTCCCAGGAACGCTATGTGGTGCGGCTCGCCGATCAACTGCTCGAATTCGATGTTGAAACCAGTCGGCAACGACTGGAGCCGCGGTTGTTGGCGTGCGTCGCCAACTTGCCGGCGTCGGTTCGGTCACTGGAACAGAAATCGATGCAGGCGCTTACGGATTTGTGTTCAACCTTCGTCGAGCGTTCTGCCGGTTCCAATCACGCTGAGCTGACCGGGGTTCGCCATGAAGATTGATGCCATTAACAACCGAGGCGCACTGGACAGCAGTGAGAGTGCGTCGGTCAAGACCCTGG
This genomic interval from Pseudomonas putida contains the following:
- a CDS encoding oxygen-regulated invasion protein OrgB gives rise to the protein MLDAIRTLTEFAESGDVYLAREDMAAARQRRQLQHQARRWARECVDQARRDAEAIHAQAFQEGYAEGILRATEHLASGLLESQALGRRLREDLAQAARDLLAQALSRPEWLDEMLERWLRDQQHDTDAVLQVLLPVHCRSLGNELHERLSRFWPGDLVLDYHSQERYVVRLADQLLEFDVETSRQRLEPRLLACVANLPASVRSLEQKSMQALTDLCSTFVERSAGSNHAELTGVRHED